One window from the genome of Salvia miltiorrhiza cultivar Shanhuang (shh) chromosome 7, IMPLAD_Smil_shh, whole genome shotgun sequence encodes:
- the LOC130991716 gene encoding putative F-box protein At1g49610 yields MDKSQDSESDSLDRLSELPDSLILSILSLLSLTRDVVRTTVLSKRWKDLWTTVPCLYFRDPPTLDEHRNFISAALAQWKGAKIQKFDIVYQLDSYSDSDVDSTEYFSETRRDFDLWLLLAIEKQVEELIIDMEFYEDIFDMKFRESVFYPYYNKDCEYCAPQRLYSCSSITKLSLSTCKLIIEGNVQWNQLKSLTINGIESWSEDAMNRLVCGSPQLEELNLIFGKILQNLNIRSSSLKNLKISDDDGVLFSTDIKGDLTIWAPNLASLEISGYVYGACLLDVPSLTNAHLCCRILEDEMKCGDFTSHEKLDQVFPRVCHVEKVTLSESCIKFLLHMKENDMLVLFSNAKFLRIYAGEVNNYCPKKDPILKMSEMLAVLEMFPNLKKLITEHEEGGMTLDFEEPKASFPSSCLPQLKTADITWCIHDPSIIPTVEILLKNAHVLEKMVLKLEIHEVDHRKFFLAKEKVLRMPRSSHAAQVIVIVGFTPSVSAFSIQLSFFGRPTF; encoded by the exons ATGGATAAATCGCAGGATTCCGAATCAGATAGCCTCGATCGACTGAGTGAGTTGCCCGATTCCTTAATACTTTCGATTCTTTCGTTGTTGTCGTTGACGAGAGATGTTGTTAGGACAACCGTTCTCTCCAAACGTTGGAAAGATCTCTGGACCACCGTCCCCTGTCTTTATTTCCGGGATCCTCCTACTTTAGATGAGCACCGAAACTTTATATCTGCGGCTCTTGCACAGTGGAAAGGTGCCAAGATTCAGAAATTCGACATAGTTTATCAGCTAGATTCTTATTCTGATAGTGATGTCGATTCTACTGAATACTTTTCCGAAACTAGAAGGGATTTTGATTTGTGGCTGCTTCTTGCAATCGAAAAACAAGTGGAAGAGCTAATTATAGATATGGAATTTTACGAAGATATATTTGATATGAAATTTCGCGAATCtgtattttatccttattataaTAAGGATTGTGAATACTGCGCACCTCAGCGTTTGTATTCATGCTCTTCGATTACAAAATTATCTCTCTCTACATGTAAGTTAATTATTGAGGGGAATGTGCAGTGGAATCAACTCAAGAGTTTAACAATTAATGGTATTGAATCGTGGAGCGAAGACGCCATGAACCGACTTGTTTGTGGTTCTCCTCAGTTGGAAGAGTTGAATTTGATCTTTGGGAAAATTCTCCAAAACCTCAATATCCGATCGAGTAGTTTGAAGAATCTTAAGATCAGCGATGATGATGGTGTGCTTTTTTCAACTGATATCAAGGGAGATCTGACAATTTGGGCTCCTAATCTCGCGAGTTTAGAGATTTCGGGTTATGTTTATGGTGCTTGTTTGTTGGATGTCCCGTCTCTGACTAACGCACATCTTTGTTGTCGAATCCTTGAGGATGAAATGAAATGTGGGGACTTTACATCTCATGAAAAGCTTGATCAAGTTTTTCCAAGAGTCTGTCATGTTGAGAAGGTCACATTATCAGAATCGTGCATTAAG TTTCTTCTGCACATGAAGGAGAACGATATGCTTGTGCTGTTCTCAAACGCTAAGTTTCTACGCATCTACGCTGGCGAAGTCAATAATTATTGCCCTAAGAAAGATCCTATCCTGAAGATGAGTGAAATGCTTGCTGTTCTTGAGATGTTTCCTAACTTGAAGAAGTTAATCACTGAACACGAGGAG GGTGGAATGACGTTGGATTTTGAAGAGCCTAAGGCTAGTTTTCCTAGTTCCTGTCTTCCCCAACTGAAGACAGCTGATATCACTTGGTGTATACACGATCCCTCAATAATTCCAACGGTAGAGATTCTGTTGAAAAACGCTCATGTGCTTGAAAAGATGGTTCTTAAACTAGAGATTCACGAAGTTGATCATAGGAAGTTTTTTTTGGCAAAAGAGAAGGTGCTGAGGATGCCGAGATCCTCCCATGCGGCACAGGTGATTGTAATAGTAggttttactccctccgtctcagctTTTAGTATtcaactttcattttttggccgtcccacattttag
- the LOC130993068 gene encoding putative F-box protein At1g49610, translated as MDDESQAPPALHDRLSELPDSLIISILSLSLSTRDAVRTTILSKRWKDLWTTVPSLDFMNHSRDFICGALARWQGTKLLKFSINFYPITLPQHSDIDSWLLYAMEKQVEELSVDLRYIGAYPDRVEYCAPQRLYSCSSLTNVSLISCYVEIDENVQWNRLKSLHIEGLNSVSEQALNRILSGAPLLEELILCFWEISENLNIRSTSLKTLHIGRHNRDFSGVVVNGGILRIWAPNLLTLQISAVFHGMWLLDVPSLSSAILHIEMREDEVMLGHFSPSATANYRVFPSICNVEKVTLSVWCTQFLVHVKKKDMVVQFSNAKFLKLYVHDGWEILCVLEMFPNLMTLKVKIDQDCCLTSAEEIHAALVACNSMAPMMTFPSLSLLQLKTVDIYWWIGEASIVPAIEILLENGHMLEKMMLRLGMYLANPETFTLAEEKVMSMSRSSPYAEVIISKNR; from the exons ATGGATGATGAATCGCAGGCTCCTCCTGCGCTTCATGATCGACTGAGTGAGTTACCCGATTCCTTAATCATTTCGATTCTTTCGTTGTCATTGTCGACGAGAGATGCTGTTAGGACAACCATTCTCTCCAAACGTTGGAAAGATCTCTGGACCACCGTTCCCTCCCTTGATTTTATGAATCACAGTCGAGACTTTATTTGTGGTGCTCTTGCACGATGGCAAGGTACCAAGCTTCTGAAATTCAGCATAAACTTCTATCCGATTACTCTGCCTCAACACAGTGATATTGATTCGTGGCTGCTCTATGCGATGGAGAAGCAAGTGGAAGAGCTATCTGTTGATTTGCGATACATTGGAGCTTATCCCGATCGTGTGGAATACTGCGCGCCTCAGCGTTTGTATTCATGCTCCTCGCTCACAAACGTATCTTTAATTAGTTGTTACGTGGAAATTGATGAGAATGTGCAGTGGAATCGGCTCAAGAGCTTACACATTGAAGGTCTCAATTCCGTGAGCGAACAAGCCTTGAACCGAATTCTTTCCGGTGCTCCTCTGCTGGAGGAGTTGATTTTGTGCTTCTGGGAAATTAGTGAAAACTTGAATATTCGATCTACGAGTTTGAAGACGCTCCATATCGGCAGGCATAATCGTGATTTTAGTGGAGTTGTTGTGAATGGGGGAATTCTGAGAATTtgggctcctaatctcttgactTTACAGATTTCAGCTGTATTTCATGGTATGTGGTTGTTGGATGTCCCATCTTTGAGTTCTGCAATTCTTCATATTGAAATGCGGGAAGATGAAGTAATGCTTGGCCACTTTTCGCCTTCTGCAACTGCAAATTATCGAGTTTTTCCGAGCATTTGCAATGTTGAGAAGGTCACATTATCAGTTTGGTGCACTCAG TTTCTTGTCCACGTAAAGAAGAAAGATATGGTTGTGCAGTTCTCGAATGCTAAGTTTCTAAAACTCTATGTTCATGATGGCTGGGAAATACTTTGTGTTCTTGAGATGTTTCCTAATCTGATGACGTTGAAAGTTAAAATCGACCAG GATTGTTGTCTTACTTCAGCAGAAGAGATTCACGCGGCGCTTGTTGCATGTAATTCGATGGCGCCTATGATGACTTTCCCcagtctctctcttctccaacTAAAGACAGTTGATATTTATTGGTGGATAGGCGAAGCCTCAATCGTTCCTGCCATAGAAATTCTGTTGGAAAACGGTCACATGCTTGAGAAGATGATGCTTCGACTAGGTATGTATTTAGCTAATCCAGAGACCTTCACTTTGGCAGAAGAGAAGGTGATGAGTATGTCGAGATCCTCCCCTTATGCAGAGGTGATAATAAgcaaaaatagataa